One Salvia splendens isolate huo1 chromosome 12, SspV2, whole genome shotgun sequence genomic window carries:
- the LOC121759018 gene encoding scar-like domain-containing protein WAVE 5 isoform X1, translated as MSSSARQYSALLIYHMYVYARPHTHTHQIFAISAVELVQSPTYLPLSFTRISLSLLSDRFIRPSIYPPQFLAHSFICCSGDIVPQSERENFQFLCCYSSLSLFVCETMPLARVEVRNQYRLGTPEMYIEANNDEPKDILQGVAVAGLVGLLRQLGDLADFAAEVFHGLQEEVVVTCSRSRELMARVLRIEAKVVPVEKNVLAQQNHLHLAYTAGLNWQTPARYEQNLFVYSDMPQFILDFYENCRSPPQFHLLDRFDPGGPGSCLKRYSDPTIYSFASKAPGDASNGNVEKFNKSEKSEKQSPSPRNGEVSRNASFAYLISRMQSPSNVGRNTSPCQPTDYSALKSDMCEHSNSHKRNELGCSKDEICSSYSMKTKEEKSRGLSAQMTGDYLNPIKAKSIGSRVGNSQVNCAMLHGRNEDPCSSPPLSHMKISVQPIGGFVNSKKKPKFMRGIIDHGSIDALPSFQLVPEVSSTGLNVASDSDDETFRATSPSLSDGSESSPEQFESRIENQPFRYEPEFATAPDLPPLPPVQWWASEKSHDTMPQISNNAFDLMHAASSNSQHKPAPLNHDQDLETANEQKSKPFYSEKSDAEGEAKGDKNIDENNFLNQIRTKLMSLRPTEPSGTSTNVQGMTILDKANAIRKVSLYLSASNITLSLP; from the exons ATGTCTTCTTCCGCCCGCCAATATAGCGCGCTGCTTATATATCATATGTATGTATATGCGcgcccacacacacacactcaccaGATATTCGCTATCTCTGCAGTTGAGCTGGTGCAGTCCCCCACCTACTTACCTCTCTCTTTCACTcgaatctctctctctcttctctctgaTCGGTTCATACGTCCCTCCATTTATCCACCACAATTCCTTGCGCACTCCTTCATTTGTTGTTCAGGAGATATAGTTCCACAATCAGAGAGGGAGAATTTTCAATTTCTCTGCTGCTACTCTTCTCTGAGTTTGTTTGTGTGCGAAACGATGCCGTTGGCGAGAGTGGAGGTGAGGAATCAGTACAGATTGGGAACTCCAGAGATGTACATTGAGGCGAACAACGATGAGCCTAAAGATATTCTCCAAGGAGTCGCCGTTGCTGGCCTCGTCGGGCTCTTACGCCAGCTCGGTGATCTCGCTGA TTTTGCAGCAGAAGTTTTTCACGGCTTGCAGGAAGAAGTGGTGGTAACATGTTCTAGAAGCCGAGAGTTGATGGCTCGTGTGCTCCGGATTGAAGCAAAAGTGGTTCCAGTTGAGAAAAATGTATTGGCACAACAGAACCACTTACACCTAGCTTATACTGCTG GTCTCAATTGGCAAACTCCAGCTCGATATGAACAAAATCTTTTTGTATATAGTGACATGCCTCAGTTTATCTTGGATTTCTATGAAAATTGCCGTAGCCCTCCACAGTTTCACTTGCTTGACAG GTTTGACCCTGGTGGTCCTGGATCATGCTTGAAAAGGTATTCAGATCCAACTATCTACAGCTTTGCATCAAAGGCACCTGGTGATGCAAGTAATGGGAATGTTGAAAAGTTTAACAAGTCAGAAAAGAGTGAG AAACAAAGTCCAAGCCCGAGGAATGGAGAAGTATCACGCAATGCATCTTTTGCGTATCTCATTTCCAG AATGCAATCACCCTCTAATGTAGGTCGCAATACTTCGCCTTGCCAACCAACAGATTATTCTGCATTAAAATCAGACATGTGTGAACACTCAAATTCACACAAGAGAAATGAGTTAGGCTGCAGTAAGGATGAAATCTGTTCAAGTTACTCCATGAAAACCAAAGAAGAAAAATCAAGAGGACTGTCAGCTCAAATGACTGGAGATTACTTGAATCCCATCAAGGCAAAAAGCATTGGTTCTCGTGTAGGAAATTCTCAAGTGAACTGTGCAATGCTTCATGGGCGAAATGAAGATCCTTGTTCATCTCCTCCACTCTCTCACATGAAAATATCGGTCCAACCAATTGGTGGCTTTGTGAATTCAAAAAAGAAGCCGAAATTCATGCGAGGCATCATTGATCATGGCAGTATAGATGCATTGCCTTCATTTCAGTTAGTTCCAGAGGTTTCCAGTACTGGGCTGAATGTTGCTTCAGACTCAGACGATGAGACATTCCGAGCAACATCACCTTCTTTATCAGATGGCTCTGAATCAAGTCCTGAGCAGTTTGAGTCCAGAATCGAGAACCAGCCATTCCGATATGAGCCAGAATTTGCAACAGCTCCTGATCTTCCTCCTCTACCTCCTGTTCAATGGTGGGCTTCAGAAAAGAGTCATGACACGATGCCTCAAATCTCCAACAACGCGTTTGATCTTATGCATGCAGCGTCTTCAAATTCTCAGCATAAGCCTGCGCCCTTGAATCATGACCAAGATTTGGAGACTGCAAATGAGCAGAAAAGCAAG CCTTTCTATTCTGAGAAGTCAGATGCCGAAGGAGAAGCTAAAGGGGACAAGAACATAGATGAAAACAATTTCCTCAACCAAATTAGAACAAAA TTAATGAGTCTGAGACCAACTGAGCCATCAGGGACCTCTACTAATGTCCAAGGAATGACGATTCTTGACAAGGCAAATGCCATTCGCAAggtctctctctatctctcagCTAGTAATATCACCTTGTCTCTTCCCTAA
- the LOC121759018 gene encoding scar-like domain-containing protein WAVE 5 isoform X2, whose amino-acid sequence MSSSARQYSALLIYHMYVYARPHTHTHQIFAISAVELVQSPTYLPLSFTRISLSLLSDRFIRPSIYPPQFLAHSFICCSGDIVPQSERENFQFLCCYSSLSLFVCETMPLARVEVRNQYRLGTPEMYIEANNDEPKDILQGVAVAGLVGLLRQLGDLADFAAEVFHGLQEEVVVTCSRSRELMARVLRIEAKVVPVEKNVLAQQNHLHLAYTAGLNWQTPARYEQNLFVYSDMPQFILDFYENCRSPPQFHLLDRFDPGGPGSCLKRYSDPTIYSFASKAPGDASNGNVEKFNKSEKSEKQSPSPRNGEVSRNASFAYLISRMQSPSNVGRNTSPCQPTDYSALKSDMCEHSNSHKRNELGCSKDEICSSYSMKTKEEKSRGLSAQMTGDYLNPIKAKSIGSRVGNSQVNCAMLHGRNEDPCSSPPLSHMKISVQPIGGFVNSKKKPKFMRGIIDHGSIDALPSFQLVPEVSSTGLNVASDSDDETFRATSPSLSDGSESSPEQFESRIENQPFRYEPEFATAPDLPPLPPVQWWASEKSHDTMPQISNNAFDLMHAASSNSQHKPAPLNHDQDLETANEQKSKPFYSEKSDAEGEAKGDKNIDENNFLNQIRTKLMSLRPTEPSGTSTNVQGMTILDKANAIRKAVGSDDE is encoded by the exons ATGTCTTCTTCCGCCCGCCAATATAGCGCGCTGCTTATATATCATATGTATGTATATGCGcgcccacacacacacactcaccaGATATTCGCTATCTCTGCAGTTGAGCTGGTGCAGTCCCCCACCTACTTACCTCTCTCTTTCACTcgaatctctctctctcttctctctgaTCGGTTCATACGTCCCTCCATTTATCCACCACAATTCCTTGCGCACTCCTTCATTTGTTGTTCAGGAGATATAGTTCCACAATCAGAGAGGGAGAATTTTCAATTTCTCTGCTGCTACTCTTCTCTGAGTTTGTTTGTGTGCGAAACGATGCCGTTGGCGAGAGTGGAGGTGAGGAATCAGTACAGATTGGGAACTCCAGAGATGTACATTGAGGCGAACAACGATGAGCCTAAAGATATTCTCCAAGGAGTCGCCGTTGCTGGCCTCGTCGGGCTCTTACGCCAGCTCGGTGATCTCGCTGA TTTTGCAGCAGAAGTTTTTCACGGCTTGCAGGAAGAAGTGGTGGTAACATGTTCTAGAAGCCGAGAGTTGATGGCTCGTGTGCTCCGGATTGAAGCAAAAGTGGTTCCAGTTGAGAAAAATGTATTGGCACAACAGAACCACTTACACCTAGCTTATACTGCTG GTCTCAATTGGCAAACTCCAGCTCGATATGAACAAAATCTTTTTGTATATAGTGACATGCCTCAGTTTATCTTGGATTTCTATGAAAATTGCCGTAGCCCTCCACAGTTTCACTTGCTTGACAG GTTTGACCCTGGTGGTCCTGGATCATGCTTGAAAAGGTATTCAGATCCAACTATCTACAGCTTTGCATCAAAGGCACCTGGTGATGCAAGTAATGGGAATGTTGAAAAGTTTAACAAGTCAGAAAAGAGTGAG AAACAAAGTCCAAGCCCGAGGAATGGAGAAGTATCACGCAATGCATCTTTTGCGTATCTCATTTCCAG AATGCAATCACCCTCTAATGTAGGTCGCAATACTTCGCCTTGCCAACCAACAGATTATTCTGCATTAAAATCAGACATGTGTGAACACTCAAATTCACACAAGAGAAATGAGTTAGGCTGCAGTAAGGATGAAATCTGTTCAAGTTACTCCATGAAAACCAAAGAAGAAAAATCAAGAGGACTGTCAGCTCAAATGACTGGAGATTACTTGAATCCCATCAAGGCAAAAAGCATTGGTTCTCGTGTAGGAAATTCTCAAGTGAACTGTGCAATGCTTCATGGGCGAAATGAAGATCCTTGTTCATCTCCTCCACTCTCTCACATGAAAATATCGGTCCAACCAATTGGTGGCTTTGTGAATTCAAAAAAGAAGCCGAAATTCATGCGAGGCATCATTGATCATGGCAGTATAGATGCATTGCCTTCATTTCAGTTAGTTCCAGAGGTTTCCAGTACTGGGCTGAATGTTGCTTCAGACTCAGACGATGAGACATTCCGAGCAACATCACCTTCTTTATCAGATGGCTCTGAATCAAGTCCTGAGCAGTTTGAGTCCAGAATCGAGAACCAGCCATTCCGATATGAGCCAGAATTTGCAACAGCTCCTGATCTTCCTCCTCTACCTCCTGTTCAATGGTGGGCTTCAGAAAAGAGTCATGACACGATGCCTCAAATCTCCAACAACGCGTTTGATCTTATGCATGCAGCGTCTTCAAATTCTCAGCATAAGCCTGCGCCCTTGAATCATGACCAAGATTTGGAGACTGCAAATGAGCAGAAAAGCAAG CCTTTCTATTCTGAGAAGTCAGATGCCGAAGGAGAAGCTAAAGGGGACAAGAACATAGATGAAAACAATTTCCTCAACCAAATTAGAACAAAA TTAATGAGTCTGAGACCAACTGAGCCATCAGGGACCTCTACTAATGTCCAAGGAATGACGATTCTTGACAAGGCAAATGCCATTCGCAAg GCCGTTGGAAGTGATGATGAATGA
- the LOC121759019 gene encoding uncharacterized protein LOC121759019 isoform X1 yields MGDRHRWRFLHLCFTLSLLESAAAGFRRFRLPATIRHRRRLLPAPAHLHLILLTLLSRLIARGVIRISLLSPAMELWNFWSSVIGVLVFYCLKGIWKHHSLKAQAMSTTQGDLSSSTAMINLEDKPDHLLVLVHGIMGSPSDWTYCEAELKRRLGKKFLIYASSCNMYAKTFTGIDGAGRRLADEVTEVVKKADSLTKISFLSHSLGGLIARYAIAVLYTPNVDTYTNSEPSSPSNGGLIAGLEAINFITLATPHLGVRGKKQLPFLLGVPFLEKIAPPIAPIFTGQTGSQLFLTDGEADKPPLLLRMASDCDEGKFLSALGAFRCRFLYANVSYDHMVGWRTSSIRREEELVKPTDGSLDGYEHIVNVEYCPPVLSESPNFPSEAAEAKEAAQNDPSTQNTVEYHEIMEDEMIRGLQRLGWTKVDVSFHSVLWPFFAHYNIQVKNERFHNAGAGVVAHVADTIKQQDSSPCIGVN; encoded by the exons ATGGGGGACCGGCACAG ATGGCGGTTTCTCCACCTTTGTTTCACTCTTTCTCTCCTCGAATCAGCTGCCGCCGGTTTTCGACGATTTCGGTTACCCGCCACAATCCGCCACCGCCGTCGTCTTCTTCCAGCTCCTGCTCACCTTCACCTAATTCTTCTTACTCTGCTTTCTCGTCTCATCGCCCGGGGCGTTATTCGAATTTCATTACTTTCTCCG GCAATGGAATTGTGGAATTTCTGGAGTTCCGTGATTGGCGTATTGGTTTTTTACT GCTTAAAAGGTATCTGGAAGCATCACAGCCTTAAGGCTCAAGCGATGAGTACTACTCAAGGAGATCTTTCATCTTCAACGGCCATGATAAATTTGGAGGACAAACCCGATCATCTTCTCGTTCTTGTTCATGGCATCATGGGGAG CCCAAGCGATTGGACGTATTGTGAAGCAGAGTTGAAGAGGCGATTAGGGAAAAAATTCTTGATATATG CGAGTTCTTGTAATATGTATGCCAAGACTTTCACAGGCATTGATGGTGCTGGTAGACGACTGGCTGACGAA GTCACGGAGGTCGTGAAGAAGGCAGATAGCTTAACaaagatttcatttttatccCATTCACTTGGTGGATTAATTGCAAGATATGCAATTGCTGTCTTGTACACACCTAATGTTGATACGTACACAAACTCCGAACCCTCATCTCCTTCAAATGGAGGCTTGATTGCTGGCCTGGAAGCAATTAATTTTATTACCCTGGCAACACCACATCTTGGAGTAAGAGGGAAAAAACAG CTTCCATTCCTTTTGGGTGTGCCTTTCTTGGAGAAAATTGCTCCGCCGATTGCGCCTATTTTTACTGGGCAAACTGGCAGCCAGCTCTTTCTCACTGATGGAGAGGCCGATAAACCTCCTCTCTTATTACGAATGGCCTCAGACTGTGATGAAGGAAAATTTTT GTCTGCACTCGGTGCTTTCAGATGTCGGTTCCTTTATGCAAACGTCTCTTATGACC ATATGGTAGGTTGGCGCACATCCTCCATTAGAAGAGAAGAAGAACTTGTTAAA CCTACAGATGGGTCATTGGATGGCTACGAACACATTGTGAACGTGGAGTATTGCCCCCCAGTTTTGTCCGAGAGCCCGAATTTCCCTTCGGAGGCAGCTGAAGCGAAGGAGGCTGCTCAAAATGATCCAAGCACACAgaacaccgtagaatatcaCGAGATCATGGAAG ATGAAATGATACGTGGATTACAAAGATTGGGATGGACGAAAGTTGATGTTAGCTTTCACTCAGTACTCTGGCCGTTCTTTGCACACTACAATATTCAG GTGAAAAATGAAAGGTTTCATAATGCTGGAGCTGGAGTGGTGGCGCATGTTGCCGACACCATAAAACAACAAGACTCTTCGCCATGTATAGGTGTTAATTAG
- the LOC121759019 gene encoding uncharacterized protein LOC121759019 isoform X2 — MGDRHRWRFLHLCFTLSLLESAAAGFRRFRLPATIRHRRRLLPAPAHLHLILLTLLSRLIARGVIRISLLSPAMELWNFWSSVIGVLVFYCLKGIWKHHSLKAQAMSTTQGDLSSSTAMINLEDKPDHLLVLVHGIMGSPSDWTYCEAELKRRLGKKFLIYASSCNMYAKTFTGIDGAGRRLADEVTEVVKKADSLTKISFLSHSLGGLIARYAIAVLYTPNVDTYTNSEPSSPSNGGLIAGLEAINFITLATPHLGVRGKKQLPFLLGVPFLEKIAPPIAPIFTGQTGSQLFLTDGEADKPPLLLRMASDCDEGKFLSALGAFRYMVGWRTSSIRREEELVKPTDGSLDGYEHIVNVEYCPPVLSESPNFPSEAAEAKEAAQNDPSTQNTVEYHEIMEDEMIRGLQRLGWTKVDVSFHSVLWPFFAHYNIQVKNERFHNAGAGVVAHVADTIKQQDSSPCIGVN; from the exons ATGGGGGACCGGCACAG ATGGCGGTTTCTCCACCTTTGTTTCACTCTTTCTCTCCTCGAATCAGCTGCCGCCGGTTTTCGACGATTTCGGTTACCCGCCACAATCCGCCACCGCCGTCGTCTTCTTCCAGCTCCTGCTCACCTTCACCTAATTCTTCTTACTCTGCTTTCTCGTCTCATCGCCCGGGGCGTTATTCGAATTTCATTACTTTCTCCG GCAATGGAATTGTGGAATTTCTGGAGTTCCGTGATTGGCGTATTGGTTTTTTACT GCTTAAAAGGTATCTGGAAGCATCACAGCCTTAAGGCTCAAGCGATGAGTACTACTCAAGGAGATCTTTCATCTTCAACGGCCATGATAAATTTGGAGGACAAACCCGATCATCTTCTCGTTCTTGTTCATGGCATCATGGGGAG CCCAAGCGATTGGACGTATTGTGAAGCAGAGTTGAAGAGGCGATTAGGGAAAAAATTCTTGATATATG CGAGTTCTTGTAATATGTATGCCAAGACTTTCACAGGCATTGATGGTGCTGGTAGACGACTGGCTGACGAA GTCACGGAGGTCGTGAAGAAGGCAGATAGCTTAACaaagatttcatttttatccCATTCACTTGGTGGATTAATTGCAAGATATGCAATTGCTGTCTTGTACACACCTAATGTTGATACGTACACAAACTCCGAACCCTCATCTCCTTCAAATGGAGGCTTGATTGCTGGCCTGGAAGCAATTAATTTTATTACCCTGGCAACACCACATCTTGGAGTAAGAGGGAAAAAACAG CTTCCATTCCTTTTGGGTGTGCCTTTCTTGGAGAAAATTGCTCCGCCGATTGCGCCTATTTTTACTGGGCAAACTGGCAGCCAGCTCTTTCTCACTGATGGAGAGGCCGATAAACCTCCTCTCTTATTACGAATGGCCTCAGACTGTGATGAAGGAAAATTTTT GTCTGCACTCGGTGCTTTCAGAT ATATGGTAGGTTGGCGCACATCCTCCATTAGAAGAGAAGAAGAACTTGTTAAA CCTACAGATGGGTCATTGGATGGCTACGAACACATTGTGAACGTGGAGTATTGCCCCCCAGTTTTGTCCGAGAGCCCGAATTTCCCTTCGGAGGCAGCTGAAGCGAAGGAGGCTGCTCAAAATGATCCAAGCACACAgaacaccgtagaatatcaCGAGATCATGGAAG ATGAAATGATACGTGGATTACAAAGATTGGGATGGACGAAAGTTGATGTTAGCTTTCACTCAGTACTCTGGCCGTTCTTTGCACACTACAATATTCAG GTGAAAAATGAAAGGTTTCATAATGCTGGAGCTGGAGTGGTGGCGCATGTTGCCGACACCATAAAACAACAAGACTCTTCGCCATGTATAGGTGTTAATTAG
- the LOC121759019 gene encoding uncharacterized protein LOC121759019 isoform X3: MAVSPPLFHSFSPRISCRRFSTISVTRHNPPPPSSSSSSCSPSPNSSYSAFSSHRPGRYSNFITFSGLKGIWKHHSLKAQAMSTTQGDLSSSTAMINLEDKPDHLLVLVHGIMGSPSDWTYCEAELKRRLGKKFLIYASSCNMYAKTFTGIDGAGRRLADEVTEVVKKADSLTKISFLSHSLGGLIARYAIAVLYTPNVDTYTNSEPSSPSNGGLIAGLEAINFITLATPHLGVRGKKQLPFLLGVPFLEKIAPPIAPIFTGQTGSQLFLTDGEADKPPLLLRMASDCDEGKFLSALGAFRCRFLYANVSYDHMVGWRTSSIRREEELVKPTDGSLDGYEHIVNVEYCPPVLSESPNFPSEAAEAKEAAQNDPSTQNTVEYHEIMEDEMIRGLQRLGWTKVDVSFHSVLWPFFAHYNIQVKNERFHNAGAGVVAHVADTIKQQDSSPCIGVN; the protein is encoded by the exons ATGGCGGTTTCTCCACCTTTGTTTCACTCTTTCTCTCCTCGAATCAGCTGCCGCCGGTTTTCGACGATTTCGGTTACCCGCCACAATCCGCCACCGCCGTCGTCTTCTTCCAGCTCCTGCTCACCTTCACCTAATTCTTCTTACTCTGCTTTCTCGTCTCATCGCCCGGGGCGTTATTCGAATTTCATTACTTTCTCCG GCTTAAAAGGTATCTGGAAGCATCACAGCCTTAAGGCTCAAGCGATGAGTACTACTCAAGGAGATCTTTCATCTTCAACGGCCATGATAAATTTGGAGGACAAACCCGATCATCTTCTCGTTCTTGTTCATGGCATCATGGGGAG CCCAAGCGATTGGACGTATTGTGAAGCAGAGTTGAAGAGGCGATTAGGGAAAAAATTCTTGATATATG CGAGTTCTTGTAATATGTATGCCAAGACTTTCACAGGCATTGATGGTGCTGGTAGACGACTGGCTGACGAA GTCACGGAGGTCGTGAAGAAGGCAGATAGCTTAACaaagatttcatttttatccCATTCACTTGGTGGATTAATTGCAAGATATGCAATTGCTGTCTTGTACACACCTAATGTTGATACGTACACAAACTCCGAACCCTCATCTCCTTCAAATGGAGGCTTGATTGCTGGCCTGGAAGCAATTAATTTTATTACCCTGGCAACACCACATCTTGGAGTAAGAGGGAAAAAACAG CTTCCATTCCTTTTGGGTGTGCCTTTCTTGGAGAAAATTGCTCCGCCGATTGCGCCTATTTTTACTGGGCAAACTGGCAGCCAGCTCTTTCTCACTGATGGAGAGGCCGATAAACCTCCTCTCTTATTACGAATGGCCTCAGACTGTGATGAAGGAAAATTTTT GTCTGCACTCGGTGCTTTCAGATGTCGGTTCCTTTATGCAAACGTCTCTTATGACC ATATGGTAGGTTGGCGCACATCCTCCATTAGAAGAGAAGAAGAACTTGTTAAA CCTACAGATGGGTCATTGGATGGCTACGAACACATTGTGAACGTGGAGTATTGCCCCCCAGTTTTGTCCGAGAGCCCGAATTTCCCTTCGGAGGCAGCTGAAGCGAAGGAGGCTGCTCAAAATGATCCAAGCACACAgaacaccgtagaatatcaCGAGATCATGGAAG ATGAAATGATACGTGGATTACAAAGATTGGGATGGACGAAAGTTGATGTTAGCTTTCACTCAGTACTCTGGCCGTTCTTTGCACACTACAATATTCAG GTGAAAAATGAAAGGTTTCATAATGCTGGAGCTGGAGTGGTGGCGCATGTTGCCGACACCATAAAACAACAAGACTCTTCGCCATGTATAGGTGTTAATTAG
- the LOC121759019 gene encoding lipid droplet phospholipase 1-like isoform X4, with product MSTTQGDLSSSTAMINLEDKPDHLLVLVHGIMGSPSDWTYCEAELKRRLGKKFLIYASSCNMYAKTFTGIDGAGRRLADEVTEVVKKADSLTKISFLSHSLGGLIARYAIAVLYTPNVDTYTNSEPSSPSNGGLIAGLEAINFITLATPHLGVRGKKQLPFLLGVPFLEKIAPPIAPIFTGQTGSQLFLTDGEADKPPLLLRMASDCDEGKFLSALGAFRCRFLYANVSYDHMVGWRTSSIRREEELVKPTDGSLDGYEHIVNVEYCPPVLSESPNFPSEAAEAKEAAQNDPSTQNTVEYHEIMEDEMIRGLQRLGWTKVDVSFHSVLWPFFAHYNIQVKNERFHNAGAGVVAHVADTIKQQDSSPCIGVN from the exons ATGAGTACTACTCAAGGAGATCTTTCATCTTCAACGGCCATGATAAATTTGGAGGACAAACCCGATCATCTTCTCGTTCTTGTTCATGGCATCATGGGGAG CCCAAGCGATTGGACGTATTGTGAAGCAGAGTTGAAGAGGCGATTAGGGAAAAAATTCTTGATATATG CGAGTTCTTGTAATATGTATGCCAAGACTTTCACAGGCATTGATGGTGCTGGTAGACGACTGGCTGACGAA GTCACGGAGGTCGTGAAGAAGGCAGATAGCTTAACaaagatttcatttttatccCATTCACTTGGTGGATTAATTGCAAGATATGCAATTGCTGTCTTGTACACACCTAATGTTGATACGTACACAAACTCCGAACCCTCATCTCCTTCAAATGGAGGCTTGATTGCTGGCCTGGAAGCAATTAATTTTATTACCCTGGCAACACCACATCTTGGAGTAAGAGGGAAAAAACAG CTTCCATTCCTTTTGGGTGTGCCTTTCTTGGAGAAAATTGCTCCGCCGATTGCGCCTATTTTTACTGGGCAAACTGGCAGCCAGCTCTTTCTCACTGATGGAGAGGCCGATAAACCTCCTCTCTTATTACGAATGGCCTCAGACTGTGATGAAGGAAAATTTTT GTCTGCACTCGGTGCTTTCAGATGTCGGTTCCTTTATGCAAACGTCTCTTATGACC ATATGGTAGGTTGGCGCACATCCTCCATTAGAAGAGAAGAAGAACTTGTTAAA CCTACAGATGGGTCATTGGATGGCTACGAACACATTGTGAACGTGGAGTATTGCCCCCCAGTTTTGTCCGAGAGCCCGAATTTCCCTTCGGAGGCAGCTGAAGCGAAGGAGGCTGCTCAAAATGATCCAAGCACACAgaacaccgtagaatatcaCGAGATCATGGAAG ATGAAATGATACGTGGATTACAAAGATTGGGATGGACGAAAGTTGATGTTAGCTTTCACTCAGTACTCTGGCCGTTCTTTGCACACTACAATATTCAG GTGAAAAATGAAAGGTTTCATAATGCTGGAGCTGGAGTGGTGGCGCATGTTGCCGACACCATAAAACAACAAGACTCTTCGCCATGTATAGGTGTTAATTAG
- the LOC121759020 gene encoding heavy metal-associated isoprenylated plant protein 28-like, translating into MSIVEMRVHMDCPGCERKITKALSKLDGVDNIDVDMNMQKVTVTGWASQKKVLKTVRKTGRTAELWPFPYNTAYYSHYSGGSQASYAYSSGYSTPVNYFTAESTTSTYNYRKHGYNGHDHGYYQQPPGSDIIDNRTTDIFSDENATGCSVM; encoded by the exons ATGTCG ATTGTGGAGATGAGAGTGCACATGGATTGTCCTGGATGTGAAAGAAAAATAACTAAAGCCCTCTCAAAATTAGATG GTGTGGACAACATAGACGTAGATATGAACATGCAAAAGGTGACCGTGACAGGGTGGGCGAGCCAGAAAAAGGTTCTGAAAACCGTACGAAAGACTGGCCGGACAGCAGAGCTATGGCCGTTTCCATACAACACGGCCTACTACAGCCACTACTCAGGGGGGAGTCAGGCCAGCTACGCCTATTCCTCCGGTTACAGCACCCCAGTGAATTATTTCACAGCTGAGTCGACAACCTCCACCTACAACTACCGTAAGCATGGCTACAATGGCCACGACCACGGCTACTACCAGCAGCCACCCGGGTCGGATATCATTGACAATCGCACCACCGACATTTTTAGCGACGAAAACGCCACTGGTTGCTCTGTAATGTAA
- the LOC121757420 gene encoding uncharacterized protein LOC121757420, translated as MAEKEGAIVKQGHEEGLKLATSLLEEFELPGGLLPLADVVEVGFVRSSGYMWIQQKAKVEHNFKMISKLVSYDTDITGYVEKKRIKKLKGVKAKELILWPPVGQITVDDPPTGKIHFKSLAGITKTFPVEAFAPGQ; from the coding sequence ATGGCAGAAAAGGAAGGAGCAATAGTGAAGCAAGGCCACGAAGAAGGGCTAAAACTCGCCACATCCCTACTCGAAGAGTTCGAGCTGCCAGGTGGCCTTCTCCCACTGGCTGATGTGGTCGAAGTAGGGTTCGTGAGGAGCAGCGGGTACATGTGGATCCAGCAGAAGGCGAAGGTGGAGCACAACTTCAAGATGATAAGTAAGCTCGTGAGCTATGACACGGACATAACGGGCTACGTGGAGAAGAAGCGAATCAAGAAGCTCAAGGGAGTTAAGGCCAAGGAGCTGATTCTATGGCCTCCTGTCGGTCAGATAACCGTTGATGATCCGCCCACCGGAAAGATTCACTTCAAGAGCCTAGCTGGAATCACCAAGACTTTCCCGGTCGAGGCATTTGCTCCAGGACAGTGA
- the LOC121758274 gene encoding probable inactive dual specificity protein phosphatase-like At4g18593, whose amino-acid sequence MEAVAMEADLHNSAVASDPKPLVTYRCKKCRRLVASEDHIVSHERGGGQKSFKWKKRSADDDVQVLECSSIFVEPMKWMEALEEGCVGDKLQCIGCKARLGSFNWAGMQCNCGAWINPAFQLHKSRLDECHY is encoded by the exons ATGGAGGCAGTTGCAATGGAAGCAGATCTTCATAACAGTGCTGTAGCTTCTGATCCGAAGCCCCTGGTTACATATCGCTGCAAGAAATGCCGTAGACTTGTTGCTTCAGAGGATCACATTGTTTCCCACGAGCGGGGAGGAGGGCAGAAGAGCTTCAAATGGAAAAAGCGAAGTGCTGATGATGATGTGCAGGTTCTTGAATGCTCCTCTATCTTTGTGGAGCCCATGAAATGGATGGAAGCAT TGGAAGAGGGCTGTGTGGGAGACAAGCTCCAGTGCATCGGTTGCAAAGCTCGATTGGGTTCCTTCAATTGGGCAGGTATGCAGTGCAACTGCGGGGCGTGGATTAATCCTGCGTTTCAGCTGCACAAGAGTCGTTTAGATGAGTGCCATTACTAA